In Nocardia yunnanensis, one DNA window encodes the following:
- a CDS encoding PaaI family thioesterase — translation MTDTEITTDPVGTQLFATMPFTEGLGVEVLDCGPALVRTRLAWRENLCTLGGSMHGGALMSLADATGAVCAFLNLPEGKQGTTTVESKTNFVRGLRSGHATATATPLHAGRSFIVVETEIRDDSGKLVAKVTQTQAVL, via the coding sequence ATGACCGACACCGAGATCACCACCGACCCGGTGGGCACGCAGCTGTTCGCCACCATGCCGTTCACCGAGGGACTCGGCGTCGAGGTGCTCGACTGCGGTCCCGCATTGGTGCGCACCCGGCTGGCGTGGCGCGAAAACCTTTGCACGCTGGGTGGATCCATGCACGGCGGGGCGCTCATGTCGCTGGCCGACGCCACCGGCGCGGTCTGTGCCTTCCTCAACCTCCCCGAGGGTAAGCAGGGGACGACGACGGTGGAGTCCAAGACGAATTTCGTGCGCGGCCTGCGCTCGGGTCACGCCACCGCGACGGCGACGCCGCTGCACGCGGGACGCAGTTTCATTGTGGTGGAGACCGAGATTCGGGATGACAGCGGCAAACTCGTCGCCAAGGTCACCCAGACCCAGGCTGTGTTGTAG
- a CDS encoding TetR/AcrR family transcriptional regulator, translating into MPNASKTPLTRADAVDDIETRILDAALAQFQKVGVKKSTIEDVAKQAGVDRVTVYRRVGSRDDLVQAVVSREVATLLTDLASLPDRHTDLGGLIAEIFVTVITRWRAHPLVERLLAVEPERILVKLTVDGAGVFAMSVAATVDVLRRAAAKGLFEAQADLAVRAEIGCRVVHSLILVRGGVADLETSEELAEFARTHLVPIIAG; encoded by the coding sequence GTGCCGAACGCTTCGAAAACCCCGCTGACCCGCGCCGATGCCGTCGATGACATCGAGACGCGCATTCTCGACGCGGCATTGGCGCAGTTCCAGAAGGTCGGGGTCAAGAAGTCGACCATCGAGGATGTGGCCAAACAGGCCGGGGTCGACCGGGTGACCGTCTACCGCCGGGTCGGCTCACGTGACGACCTGGTGCAGGCCGTCGTCAGCCGCGAGGTCGCGACCCTGCTCACCGATCTGGCGAGCCTGCCGGACCGGCACACCGATCTCGGCGGCCTGATCGCCGAAATTTTCGTCACGGTCATCACCCGCTGGCGGGCGCATCCGCTGGTGGAGCGGTTGCTCGCGGTCGAACCGGAGCGAATCCTGGTGAAGCTCACCGTCGACGGCGCCGGAGTTTTCGCCATGAGCGTCGCCGCCACCGTCGACGTCCTGCGGCGCGCGGCGGCCAAGGGTCTGTTCGAGGCCCAGGCCGATCTGGCGGTGCGCGCGGAAATCGGCTGCCGCGTGGTGCATTCGCTGATCCTGGTGCGAGGCGGGGTAGCTGACCTCGAAACATCGGAGGAGCTGGCCGAATTCGCGCGGACCCACCTGGTGCCGATCATCGCGGGGTAG